A part of Haloarchaeobius sp. HME9146 genomic DNA contains:
- a CDS encoding DJ-1/PfpI family protein — protein MRVAILLYDGFDELDAIGPFEVFQTAGALGGEMEASLRTVDPVSTVTASHGLTVAPDGKLDEYEADLVLVPGGGWNTDPDEPGARREFEAGTIPDALAERHEETTIASVCTGAMLLAAAGLLNNRPATTHHSAKEDLGVFANVKDDRIVDDGDVLTAGGVTSGLDLAFYLVRMHCEDGIGEAVADEMEYQPRV, from the coding sequence ATGCGAGTCGCTATCTTGCTGTACGACGGCTTCGACGAACTCGACGCCATCGGCCCGTTCGAAGTGTTCCAGACCGCCGGCGCGCTCGGCGGGGAGATGGAAGCCTCCCTGCGGACGGTCGACCCGGTGTCGACGGTCACCGCCAGTCACGGGCTGACGGTCGCACCCGACGGCAAACTCGACGAGTACGAGGCCGACCTCGTGCTGGTTCCCGGTGGCGGTTGGAACACCGACCCGGACGAACCCGGCGCGCGACGGGAGTTCGAGGCCGGGACGATTCCTGACGCGCTCGCCGAACGACACGAGGAGACGACCATCGCCAGCGTCTGCACCGGCGCGATGTTGCTCGCCGCGGCAGGCCTCCTCAACAACCGCCCGGCGACGACCCACCACAGCGCGAAGGAGGACCTCGGCGTGTTCGCGAACGTCAAAGACGACCGTATCGTCGACGACGGCGACGTGCTGACCGCGGGCGGCGTGACGTCGGGACTGGACCTCGCGTTCTACCTCGTCAGAATGCACTGCGAGGACGGCATCGGCGAAGCGGTCGCGGACGAGATGGAGTACCAGCCGCGGGTGTAG
- a CDS encoding deoxyhypusine synthase, with translation MSDDDTKNNVIPGSEEELDTPDVRGYDYSGEFDLGELLEAYATTGFQATHLAEAVDIVKRMRDEGATIYLTYTSNIVSSGLRETVAYLCREDLIDVMITTSGSITEDVIKTEKPFKMGEWDVDEAAMRERGINRLGNIFVPSDRYVWLEEYLNDFFEDFFAEKKVRTPVEFSRELGKTLDDEDSILKNAADNDIPIFCPALTDAEVGNFLYYYKQGYDSDIGIEILQDYDDLIEEGLLANKTGLIVLGGGIPKHHAIMTNLFRGGADYAVYVSTGVEGDGSLSGAPPDEAVSWGKIKEEVTNHVEVKAEATLVTPLLVAEAFQRYEPKVEEEAEAVADDD, from the coding sequence ATGAGCGACGACGACACCAAGAACAACGTCATCCCGGGCTCCGAGGAGGAGCTCGACACACCCGACGTTCGCGGCTACGACTACTCGGGCGAGTTCGACCTCGGCGAACTCCTCGAAGCCTACGCGACCACCGGCTTCCAGGCGACCCACCTCGCCGAGGCCGTCGATATCGTGAAACGGATGCGGGACGAGGGCGCGACCATCTACCTCACCTACACCTCGAACATCGTCTCCTCGGGGCTTCGCGAGACCGTCGCCTACCTCTGCCGCGAGGACCTCATCGACGTGATGATCACGACCTCCGGCTCCATCACCGAGGACGTCATCAAGACCGAGAAGCCGTTCAAGATGGGCGAGTGGGACGTCGACGAGGCCGCGATGCGCGAACGCGGCATCAACCGGCTCGGGAACATCTTCGTCCCGTCGGACCGCTACGTCTGGCTGGAGGAGTACCTCAACGACTTCTTCGAGGACTTCTTCGCCGAGAAGAAGGTCCGCACGCCGGTCGAGTTCTCGCGCGAACTCGGGAAGACACTGGACGACGAGGACTCCATCCTGAAGAACGCCGCCGACAACGACATCCCCATCTTCTGTCCGGCGCTCACCGACGCCGAGGTCGGCAACTTCCTCTACTACTACAAGCAGGGCTACGACTCGGACATCGGCATCGAGATCCTCCAGGACTACGACGACCTCATCGAGGAGGGCCTGCTCGCGAACAAGACCGGCCTCATCGTCCTTGGTGGGGGCATCCCGAAGCACCACGCCATCATGACGAACCTGTTCCGCGGCGGCGCGGACTACGCGGTGTACGTCTCGACCGGTGTCGAAGGCGACGGCTCGCTCTCGGGTGCGCCGCCGGACGAGGCCGTCTCGTGGGGGAAGATCAAGGAGGAGGTCACGAACCACGTGGAGGTCAAGGCCGAGGCGACGCTGGTGACGCCGCTGCTCGTCGCGGAAGCCTTCCAGCGGTACGAGCCCAAGGTCGAAGAAGAAGCCGAAGCGGTCGCGGACGACGACTGA